Proteins found in one Labrus bergylta chromosome 8, fLabBer1.1, whole genome shotgun sequence genomic segment:
- the LOC110004726 gene encoding potassium voltage-gated channel subfamily E member 1: protein MSHINATELQSLLLSFLQHCLNSSGVLFPPIPQNYTTQQALHQSTGARAHSQSQGMMYIFLVVGMFSFFTFGIMLSYIRSRKVESSQDPYHQYIAHDWTKVVTPSRAVTEALHREAASPRASSKEPVIICNPATLEQLPD, encoded by the coding sequence ATGTCACACATTAACGCCACTGAGCTGCAGTCGCTCCTGCTCTCCTTCCTGCAGCATTGCCTCAACAGCTCAGGCGTGCTCTTTCCGCCGATACCtcagaactacactacccagcAGGCTTTGCATCAGTCGACAGGAGCCAGGGCCCACTCTCAGTCTCAGGGCATGATGTACATCTTTCTGGTGGTCGGCATGTTCAGCTTCTTCACGTTCGGCATCATGCTAAGTTACATTCGCTCCAGGAAGGTGGAGAGCTCTCAGGATCCGTATCACCAGTACATCGCCCACGACTGGACGAAGGTGGTGACTCCGTCCAGGGCCGTCACCGAGGCTCTGCACAGGGAGGCAGCAAGCCCCAGAGCCAGCAGCAAGGAGCCCGTCATCATCTGTAACCCGGCAACCCTGGAGCAGCTGCCAGACTAG
- the dnajc28 gene encoding dnaJ homolog subfamily C member 28 — MTNFKETEIKRKYKEFRCLSSFFFFAFPVLLVLYSGPIGGGNAPLSWFPTAIKPKSGRRREEEEEEGAAPIHMTRPAMGYTSHLFCARSNFYSGCLLLILSRQSPSLRALSSGPQISRSLKESYRLLQLPDEGHSSPVQVKEAYLRLAKLYHPDSGAPTADPGLFARVEEAYRAVLAHQSKTKKPDGGKEVEDEDKSRGTAFPHRHYLSYEGVGSGTPSQRERQYRQIRVDRASEQVLDYRQREHERAAAAEGALVERDIRQRSRKIKITQAVERLVEDLIQESMARGDFRNLSGAGKPLNKFEHNPYADPMTHNLNRILIDNGYQPAWVVTQRDIRENTAHIRKRLLEGRAKLGDPMTPKDQSQWEQLCASVEEELVKLNKVVDNYNLIVPMLNMQMVHFSLSREIERAVKAARQHRLEQQREREKERERRKEEKKRANAITRQKNTKQGLMSWMKNMLRLEN, encoded by the exons atgacaaattttaaagaaacagaaataaagagaaaatataaagaatTTAGGTGCttatccagtttttttttttttgctttccctGTCTTGCTTGTTTTATACTCCGGTCCAATAGGTGGCGGTAATGCGCCTTTAAGCTGGTTTCCTACCGCCATTAAACCCAAAAGTGGAAGAAGAcgcgaagaagaagaagaagaaggggcaGCTCCTATTCACAT GACTCGGCCAGCCATGGGTTACACTTCCCACCTCTTTTGTGCCCGCAGCAACTTCTACTCTGGCTGTTTACTGCTCATCTTGTCTCGACAGTCTCCGTCGCTCAGAGCGCTCAGCTCCGGCCCTCAGATCAGTCGCAGCTTGAAAGAAAGCTACAGGCTTCTGCAACTCCCAGACGAGGGACACAGCAGTCCCGTGCAGGTGAAAGAGGCCTACCTTCGCCTTGCCAAGCTCTACCACCCGGACTCTGGAGCTCCGACTGCTGATCCAGGGCTGTTTGCTCGGGTGGAGGAGGCCTACCGAGCTGTGCTGGCTCATCAGAGCAAGACCAAGAAGCCTGATGGAGGAAAGGAAGTGGAAGATGAGGATAAGTCCAGAGGTACAGCCTTTCCACACAGACACTACCTCAGCTACGAGGGTGTGGGTTCAGGAACACCCAGCCAGCGTGAGCGTCAGTACCGGCAGATTCGTGTGGACCGGGCGTCCGAGCAGGTTTTGGACTATCGACAGAGGGAGCACGAGagggctgctgctgcagaggggGCACTGGTGGAGCGGGACATCCGTCAGCGTAGTCGAAAGATCAAAATCACCCAGGCTGTGGAGCGACTGGTGGAGGACCTGATCCAGGAGTCCATGGCCCGAGGAGATTTCAGGAACCTGAGTGGCGCCGGAAAGCCCCTAAACAAGTTTGAGCACAATCCATACGCTGATCCAATGACCCACAACCTCAACCGCATCCTCATAGACAATGGTTATCAGCCTGCATGGGTCGTCACACAGCGTGACATCCGGGAAAACACTGCTCACATCCGAAAAAGGTTATTAGAGGGGAGGGCCAAGCTCGGGGACCCAATGACCCCAAAAGATCAGAGCCAATGGGAGCAGCTGTGTGCATCTGTAGAAGAGGAGTTAGTGAAACTGAACAAAGTGGTGGATAATTACAACCTCATCGTACCGATGCTCAACATGCAGATGGTTCACTTCAGTTTGTCACGAGAGATTGAGCGGGCGGTAAAAGCAGCTCGTCAACACAGActggagcagcagagagagagagagaaggagagagagaggaggaaggaggagaaaaaaagagccaaCGCCATAACAAGGcagaaaaacaccaaacaagGCCTGATGTCGTGGATGAAGAATATGCTCCGACTAGAAAACTAA